Proteins from a genomic interval of Deltaproteobacteria bacterium:
- the groEL gene encoding chaperonin GroEL (60 kDa chaperone family; promotes refolding of misfolded polypeptides especially under stressful conditions; forms two stacked rings of heptamers to form a barrel-shaped 14mer; ends can be capped by GroES; misfolded proteins enter the barrel where they are refolded when GroES binds; many bacteria have multiple copies of the groEL gene which are active under different environmental conditions; the B.japonicum protein in this cluster is expressed constitutively; in Rhodobacter, Corynebacterium and Rhizobium this protein is essential for growth): IDKDNTTIVDGAGKKDAIQARVKTLRAQVEETTSDYDKEKLQERLAKLVGGVAVINVGAATETEMKEKKARVEDALNATRAAVEEGVVPGGGVAYVRSLKALDKVEVSEGEKFGVDIIRRSLEEPLRQIAGNGGLEGSVVVNRVKEGTGAFGFNAATGEFEDLLKAGVIDPAKVSRTALQNAASVASLMLTTEAMVADRPKADDDKGAGGGMPGGMGGMGGMGM; the protein is encoded by the coding sequence CATCGACAAGGACAACACCACCATCGTCGACGGCGCCGGCAAGAAGGACGCCATCCAGGCCCGCGTGAAGACCCTGCGCGCCCAGGTGGAGGAGACCACCAGCGACTACGACAAGGAGAAGCTCCAGGAGCGTCTGGCCAAGCTCGTGGGCGGCGTGGCCGTGATCAACGTGGGCGCCGCGACCGAGACGGAGATGAAGGAGAAGAAGGCCCGCGTGGAGGACGCGCTCAACGCGACCCGCGCGGCCGTCGAGGAGGGCGTGGTGCCCGGCGGCGGCGTGGCCTACGTGCGCAGCCTCAAGGCGCTCGACAAGGTGGAGGTCTCCGAGGGTGAGAAGTTCGGCGTGGACATCATCCGCCGCTCGCTCGAGGAGCCCCTGCGCCAGATCGCCGGCAACGGCGGCCTGGAGGGCAGCGTGGTGGTGAACCGCGTGAAGGAGGGCACCGGTGCCTTCGGCTTCAACGCGGCCACCGGCGAGTTCGAGGACCTGCTCAAGGCCGGCGTCATCGACCCGGCCAAGGTCTCGCGGACCGCGCTGCAGAACGCGGCCAGCGTGGCGAGCCTGATGCTCACCACCGAGGCCATGGTCGCCGACCGCCCCAAGGCGGACGACGACAAGGGCGCCGGCGGCGGCATGCCCGGCGGCATGGGCGGCATGGGCGGCATGGGGATGTAA
- a CDS encoding Lrp/AsnC family transcriptional regulator — protein sequence MFEPLDAVDSRIVEMLQADGRATQMELAKAVGLSQPAVAERIRKLEERGVILGYAARVDASRLGKDITAFIGVGIEHPKFFDGFAKRVLALRDVLECHRVAGTDSYLLKVKTANTSSLDTLLVDGLRTIPGVTRTHTTIVLSSIKESSHVHLEPEALEVRHARR from the coding sequence ATGTTCGAACCGCTCGACGCCGTCGACAGCCGCATCGTGGAGATGCTCCAGGCCGACGGCCGCGCCACGCAGATGGAGCTCGCCAAGGCCGTGGGCCTGAGCCAGCCCGCCGTGGCCGAGCGCATCCGCAAGCTGGAGGAGCGCGGGGTGATCCTCGGCTACGCGGCGCGCGTGGACGCCAGCCGGCTGGGCAAGGACATCACCGCGTTCATCGGGGTGGGCATCGAGCACCCCAAGTTCTTCGACGGCTTCGCCAAGCGCGTGCTCGCCCTGCGCGACGTGCTCGAGTGCCACCGCGTGGCCGGCACCGACTCGTACCTGCTCAAGGTGAAGACCGCGAACACCTCGTCGCTCGACACGCTGCTGGTGGATGGGCTGCGCACCATCCCCGGCGTGACGCGGACGCACACCACCATCGTGCTCTCCTCGATCAAAGAGTCGAGCCACGTGCACCTGGAGCCCGAAGCCCTGGAGGTCCGCCATGCCCGCCGTTGA
- a CDS encoding PLP-dependent aminotransferase family protein: MTRMKVSAVREILKVAERPDILSFAGGLPAPELFPVEAIARAHAETLARSGEQALQYSVTEGYAPLRAWISDRLARRGTTVGVDNILVTTGSQQGIDLVAKVLLDPGDVVAVENPSYLAALQVFSGYEASFEVVGSDDAGMRVDELEALIARRKPKLIYIVADFHNPKGTTLSLERRLALVKLAAKHQIPILEDDPYGELRFRGERLPSLMALDEAGVVVQLGTFSKTLAPGMRIGWLAGSTQLVRACTTAKQAADLHSATLAQRAAATLLETFDYDAHVEKIRAVYGERCLTMLGALEKHLPPGSRWTRPDGGLFVWVRLPSGLRAEELLVPAVEQKVAFVPGSPFFAAEPERETLRLNFSNRPSELIELGMERLGRVVRAAMPDSARVHAAQ; the protein is encoded by the coding sequence ATGACCCGGATGAAGGTCTCGGCGGTACGCGAGATCCTGAAGGTCGCCGAGCGACCCGACATCCTCTCCTTCGCGGGCGGGCTGCCGGCGCCGGAGCTCTTCCCGGTGGAGGCCATCGCGCGCGCACATGCGGAGACGCTCGCCAGGTCCGGCGAGCAAGCGCTGCAGTACAGCGTCACCGAGGGCTACGCGCCGCTCCGCGCGTGGATCAGCGACCGCCTCGCGCGCCGCGGGACCACCGTGGGCGTCGATAACATTCTGGTTACAACGGGCTCGCAGCAGGGCATCGACCTGGTGGCCAAGGTGCTGCTCGATCCCGGCGACGTGGTGGCCGTGGAGAACCCGAGTTACTTGGCCGCGCTCCAGGTGTTCAGCGGCTACGAGGCCAGCTTCGAGGTGGTGGGCAGCGATGACGCCGGCATGCGCGTGGACGAGCTGGAGGCGCTCATCGCCAGGCGCAAGCCCAAGCTCATCTACATCGTCGCGGACTTCCACAACCCCAAGGGCACCACGCTCTCGCTGGAGCGTCGGCTCGCGCTGGTGAAGCTCGCGGCCAAGCACCAGATCCCCATCCTCGAGGACGACCCGTACGGCGAGCTGCGCTTCCGCGGCGAGCGCCTGCCGTCGCTGATGGCGCTCGACGAGGCGGGGGTGGTCGTGCAGCTGGGCACGTTCTCCAAGACGCTCGCGCCCGGCATGCGCATCGGCTGGCTCGCGGGCTCCACCCAGCTCGTGCGCGCGTGCACCACCGCCAAGCAGGCCGCGGATCTGCACAGCGCGACGTTGGCCCAGCGCGCGGCCGCGACGCTCCTCGAGACGTTCGACTACGACGCGCACGTGGAGAAGATCCGCGCGGTGTACGGCGAGCGCTGCCTGACCATGCTGGGCGCGCTGGAGAAGCACCTGCCGCCTGGCTCGCGCTGGACGCGGCCCGACGGCGGCCTCTTCGTGTGGGTGCGGCTGCCGAGCGGGCTGCGCGCGGAGGAGCTGCTGGTGCCCGCGGTGGAGCAGAAGGTGGCGTTCGTGCCCGGGAGCCCATTCTTCGCGGCGGAGCCCGAGCGCGAGACGCTGCGGCTCAACTTCTCGAACCGGCCGAGCGAGCTCATCGAGCTGGGCATGGAGCGGCTGGGGCGCGTGGTGCGCGCGGCGATGCCCGACTCGGCGCGTGTGCACGCCGCTCAGTGA